CCAGTAAAGAGTGAAGACAAGGTTTTCTTTTACTTACTTCATTGACTCTCAAAGCCCCTGAGGTACAGACATCAGTAGTTTTGTACTTGGAAACAGTAGCTTGCTTTTTAATGGAGACAAATGTGATAGCCTGCACTACAAGAATAAACAACTGCATGAATATGGACACTAGATAGGAAGTGTGCATCTGTAGTGGTTTGATTTGACCTATTTGGCTTCTGCTCACAATTCTGCAACGAAGCTGGAGGTAAGAGGGAACACACGGATGTTTCAGTGAGTTACGTGGCCTCTGAGGCACTTCACTGTACTGCCAAGGGTTGGTGGTGTTTTACTGAATACAGTGTGTAGTTGGGCACTGTGCATCAGAACGTGATTGAAACTGTCGGGAGAAATCGGTGTGAATGATGATGAATACATAGAATGAGACTTGGGAAGAAAGGCTGATTCCTCCACTGAGTGTGTCTTCAGAGATGACAGCAAGGGGTGTTAAGTGTCTCAAAACATACAGAGTACATGCACATGTACTCTGAAGTAGAAGAGTTTATCGCTTTTCTCCCCTTTACAGGGAATGGGATAAGCAATAGCGGGCTTAAATTGCGGAGAATAAAATTGGGATTAATGTGGAGTTGTTACCTTTCCGAACAGGAGAAGTAGCAAAACGCCATAACAAGTTGTCTGGGTGGGTTTTGGAGACTTGACCAATGGAGATGGCTACAAAAATTATGTTGGGCATAGGACAGGTGTCTGCGATGCTTCTTGGATGCTTGAGAGTTGGAGCGCTCCTGGGAGATGGTTCAGTTGCTGGCCTTTTCAGAGTGCACAGTCTGAGACTATGCCAAATTAGAGGCAAGTAGGTGCAAAACTAGAAAATTTTAAAGAGAGCCAGGTGCAGCTTTTGATATCTGACCATTGGTTTCTTTCTATAGTACTGTGAGGTAATCTAGTATTGCCAGTGGATTAGCTTTTATCAGCAAAATAGCTGTTCCTGTTTACTGATAAGCTAAAATAGGATATTGGTATAGGGAGAGAAACTTGGCTCGCTGTCTGTCCTCCCTTTAATTTCTAATATTGCAACACAATTGAATGTGGTCTCCAAATGAATAAGGGTACTGTTGGTGAATCATCTGAGGTGAATGATGAAGTTTTCTGCTTAATTCTTAACAAAAAGttattgaataaatatttatggtATATGAGAACTGCATATCTTTTATATGAAGTTTGAAACCTGTTCCCTGTACTACTAATTTGGGTATGTTTCCTAATGTGGAAAATAGAACTACTGGTTAAAACTCCGTATTTTGTCTATCTTTTGTAGGAAATAAGATCACGtcagtgtgtatatatatacacagtaTATTGTAGGGAGATGACCTAACTTACTGCAGCAAttatagaaaaagaaacaccaaaatTCTGCTGAAAAGGTTGAAACTGTCTGAAAAAGGTCCCCATAAAGGGTTACAGCCCATTGCTGCTGGTCTTAGGTGAATAAGCCTGCCAAGATGGAACTCATGCTGGCACATATGTCACTTCAGTCTTTCACATTCTGAATCCAACTGAGTGATCCCACATAAATGTTGAATGAGATTGTTCCTCAGGTTGTTAAGACACTGCTGTGACCAAAGAGGATAGATTTATCATTGTGATGATGAGGTGATAATAAATTCTTTTGTGTTCAGAATGTATCCAAGCTGTGTGACCAAAATACATAGCATTAGCTTCCCCTCCTGgccaaaagaaggaaaggatcTTGGAGGCAAGATACATGTGAATAGtttatcatttttgtttctgtatgctAAAGATAGAAACTAATGATTGTATAGCAGAAAATAGCACTTAACTGCCACTGAGGGGGAAGGACAGTGCTGGTGAGACACTGTTTATTGGAACCATTATGTAATAAAGGAATGAGATAGGGTGACTGTTGGAAAAGAGTTCTTTTCTAAATGAGGGCCCAATTTGGAAactagatattaaaaaataaatttaaacgGTGCAGTTCCCAATGTCCATGTCAGATTCCTGTCAGTTGATGCTAGAAACAAATAATTTCCTGCTATTTTGTATTCTTTATGTCGTTATTTCCAATGTAGCTGAATCCATTACGGATATTACTTTTGTTTTGGAATTTACCTTTTGCTTGCTTACTTGCTTTGTCTTAACATTTTAAAGGCTTTTCCTTATTTGTCATTCTGTGGCATAATATTTTGTAGCATTAGCACAAGTTTGGTAAATGCAGATATACTGACATGAGTGTGTTTATTTGATGGCATAGAGGAACCGTGCACAACACaaactgacattttttaaaagccatttctcAGCTAGATTGCCAGCCCTTGCAATGTTGTGATACTACTGTTTTGGGTAGGTTGATCTTATATCATTGAATCTTAGACAAAGGTGAAAGATTCTTCTCTATTCGCTACAGTTGCCTGGAGAAGAGACATTTACAGTGCAAAATTGAGTGATTTTAAGAAGACTGAAGCTTTGCACGTGTTGGAGAGTAAGCATACAAGGAACCAAAAGTACTTGCAAGATAAATGATAGCCTCATGTTTAAGATGTTTACCTGGACCGCAGGAAACAGCTTCCCTGTTTCTATTGGGAATTTGGCCTGAACTGCAAATACTTAAGTTTTCCTAGATCTCTGACTGTGCTAATTTCATACCAAtctaaggaatttttttttgcatactgGAGTGGGAGGAGAAGGCAGGTAGGATTTAATCCTTTGTAAGCATCTGCCTTTGCTACCAACTTTGTCAAGTCTGAAAGAACTTAAAAATTGCCGCCCATTAATGATTTCCATAGGCACAAAGTAGCTGGGAATGAGGATGCTTTGTAAAAGTCAAGCACCAGATTTTACTGTGCATACTGTATTTGAATATGCTCGCTATGATTTCATTGCTGTGCTGAAAATAATCAGGATGCAATTAAcagtttccagctgttcagTGATGCCCAGTGTGTGACATATTTTGATATCATGACTCACTGGAGGCTGTGGAGAAGAAGATACTCCTTACACCaagtgtttttttaataatagaaagaaaaaatgatactATTTTATGGGCAATATTTTAATGGTGACTTATCTTTCCTGACTTACAATTCTTAAGAATGAATCAGCCTTGGACAACATAATTTAGTTTGCTTTTGCAAGcaaacataacaaaacataACTACTTCTAgaagataaacatttttaagatCTTTTACATTTCATATTATGTCAGGCAGTTCATTGTGAGCAGTTGGAAAAACTTCTGTATGATCAGTAGGAAATTGTTCTCTAGAGGGTGATGCCATGGCTTACTAATGTTCAGTCATAGCTCGGCTAATACCAAAAAGATAATGTTGAAGTCACTGCCATAAAATTCTGTGGAGAAATTTCAGCTCCTTTGCTGGTAAAAATGCTTTACAAATGTAAACTGTATGATCTAAGATGAAATCTGTCTCCTCTTTCTTCAGGTACTCTCTTGATAGGTTTCAGGCAAAGTTAAgagcaaattctttttctgcacATTGACCGGACAGCTTTAGCTGCTCTCACAATGTTACAGCTCCTTTCTAGTACAGTGAATCTGCTCAACCACTCCAGTCATTCCCTGTTGgcagctgagaaagctggggcaAGGCTTTTGTCCCCAGACCTAGCCAAAGGGCTGACTTTGGCTTCTGTCTTGAACACAGTAAACATCTGCTTGTGTAACTGTTAATGAGCCTTTGGGCATTTGGAGATTGTTTCTTTTGGGCTCTTTCCTTAACTGAGTCATGAACGTATCATGAGCCAAGGCTTTGGGTTTTGCACTGCAGTAGGTGAACTTTCTGATGCAAATATGtttcctgctgtatttttttcagatgtctgATCTTCTTAAAAAATCCTTCTGCATAGTTTTAAAGTCTGAGACTGTTCTTATTTGAAGTCTTATGCTCTtagctgaaaacaaagctgttaaTCCGACGGTGCCTTGCTTAGTGTTGCTCTGTGAAGCTCAGATTAGTTTAGTCTTCTCTGTGTACGAACTGAAATGAATTGAGGAGTGTCCTCTGAAATAAAGGacgtgcagtcatttggtcaccattgcagtttcattttgtaCTGTAGTAGGGACTATAGTCATTCTGTAACTCACCTACACCTGACACATTGGCAGGATTTAACTTGCACCCGAGATTACGGCTTGCTTGTTGCTGTAGTCGGCAGTGGGAGATTGCAATGGAGATCCCGGTTGGTGCTCTGGGATGCAATGTATTTCGCTCACAGCtgtgaaagaggaagaagtgctttgctgctgtctcTGGGAGCTGGGAGACAAGTGTACAGTGGTTGGGTAAGAAAGCTTGATAGTTTGGATACTTAGTATGGATCTCTGTTATGTCAGCCAGAATGTTTAATGTGGTCTAAGTAtggctttattttccttgaacTGCTTATAATAGCAGTGAAACTACTAGTCTGGTTGTAACCATACTAGCCAAAACCATGCATTTGCAAGCAAGCAGGGTGAACTGAGaggcagaatggaaaaatgttGGAGCACGTGAGTGACAGCAAAAAAGACTTGTAGCATAGTACTACTGCAAGTGCAGAATGGGCTGGCAGCATAGGAATttcactgaatttgtttttcattacgAGAAGATCATTTAGTAAGAAGGCACAGCAGAGAAGGGGAATGGTTGAGCCTTCTTAAATATTCTTTCCATCCTTGCAAGGGGAGAATGGCATGGGAATAAATTGAATAAAGCTTCATTTCTGAATAAACATCATTTCTTGTAAAATGAATATAATTATCTTGTAACCATGACCGGTACCAAGTGTAGCCTTGCTGAACCACTGAACATCCAAAGAAGGGAGACCAATACAGGTAGTTCCTGCATACAACTACAGTACGTCTTCCTATGCTCAGGCAAAAGCTGGTGGGTTTCAAGCTGATGCTgttcatttaattatttgtcTTGATTTAATTTCTTATCAGCGTTTTCCAATTACGTCATTGAGGATTTCACTTTTGTACTTGCCTTAGCAGCACATAGCTTATAGCTGTTTCCATGAATGTTATAAATGCTGACAATAATGTGCATGAAAATTGTTTCTGGACTTATTAAGAAAGAGATGAGCAGAGCTATGGAAATGAGTTCTTCAATAGAAGGGAAGAATGAAATAATCCTACTAAAACTGCAAGGGGAAGCtgattaaatgaaatgtaaatatgcATGGTAGAATTAAGCAAAGATGCTAATGGCGTATTACTGCTTGTGTTGCAACAAGCTACAGAATACTTTATTTTGGGATTCAGTTGCATATTTTGTTCAAAGATACGTGCATCCCACACACCTCTACTCCACAGCACAATGCTTTTTAACAACTTGCAGCAGGACTGCTATAGTACTGGCTCAGAAGTATGGCTGTAACTTTGTAAGTAACCAACCAACAGTGTGGGCCAAGAGAGCTACTGATGTTAGAGATCAGAAAGCACAAAACAGTCACACTAACCAAAAGGTATTGGAGTGGGTGTAATaaagagcaaaaagcagcatgtCTGGTAGTGTGCCTTAAGACACCATCTGGGAAACAAGAGAACGCTGTAAGGGGACAGAGTGTagatggagaagacatgagCTATGGTCCAGCTTCTAAGTACTTTGTCTATTTTATATGAAGTCAGAGAGGCAAGGAAAGTGCGCAGTTCCAGTAGCCCTCTGCAATCTCTGTGCCAATGGACTGAGAGAACAAGTGAATGTAAATTGCAGCGCAATACAGAGCCTGTCTGCCATGTCTGATGTGGGGGGACTGTTTAAAATGGGAGTTGAGGAGGGGGGGATGGAAAACAGCTGACTTAACCACTGGTGAAGCTCAACCGGGAAATAATAATTGTTCAAGTGTCTCAAAATGGTTCTTCCAGAATCAGTACAGTGGAATACATGCATGGTTTCTCATGGTCATAGCAGATAGGCaatgcagctgctgttgtgcatGGAGCACTCCATGTTCTGAACTGCCAACTGCACTGTTTAGTTCTGGTCCACAAGATGACTATACACCGAGAACTGAACTTCTCTCCCTCAGATCGCTGATTTCTTGATTATTTAAAATGCGGTCGTTGATCTTAATAAATACAAGGAAGAAGTATAAATGAATAAACGGTCGCGggcttcagcatttcttctcgGAGAACGGGTAGTGCTCGTGCAGAAATTACCGTCTGCCGTTTTGAAGACGTCGGGAGTTGAATGCGGTTTTGCGGTCCCCTCCCCCGTCAGCGGCTGCGGGGCTCCGACCGAGCGCCGTTGCTGCCTAACGGCCGCTCACGCGCCATCCCCGTAACGGCCGAGCGCGAGAAGCGACGCGCGCGCTGCGCTCCCTCAGAGCAGCCCCTACCGGGCGCCGCTACGCTTCTCGGCGCCGGGGCGGGTTCAGCTCGGCAGTTCCGGCACGGTACGAAGGCGTCACTTCCCCGTGGTGGGACGGCCGCCGGTAGGTGCTGGGGGCGGTCGCGGGTGATGGAACGGCGGGTAGCGGCGCGTCCCCGCGGCGCTGGGGAGGCGCCCCGAGAGGCTAGCGCGCGGCGGTGGTCCTTCACCAACCGTCGGTCCCGGAGGCGGGAGCGGAACGGCGCGGCGCGAGTGGGCGCCGTTCTGACCCGCGGGAGCGCCGCCGAGAGGCAAGCGGTTATAGGAGCCTCTGGGGCTCGGGCCGGTGCTGGCTGAGCTTGTTTGCTGCAGGCCCACAGCGTGTCGGCGCCCGCAGGTTGCTGCTCGATGTTCTCGTGTCGTGGCCGTGCTTCGTCTGGAAATAACGTGTCGTAGTTTGTAAAGCCCTGCGCTCATCAAAGTAAAGCGTGTGCTGACTTGCCGTGTGCGACGGTGGGTTTGCAGTGTTTGTTCCTAGGACTTTAGGGTGGTCTGGAGGCTGTTGGAGCACttaaaagtgctttttaattGTCTGGTTATTCAGCAAGTAATGCCTTCATTTGTTACGTACAGTAATAAAGTgatgtgatgctgctgctgattcCATAGCATcgtttttgttctgttctgtttttgtttgtttgttttttcaatggGGAGAGAGGATGATCTCTCTCTGCCATCTTTTTTGCTTAAGATGGCAGGCCGGGATGAAATAGCTGATGTGTGCCTGCCTGTGTGTTTTGTCTGAATCCTCACGATTCAGAACTCTGAGTTCTTAGAAggaagtaaaaatgttttcctctctccttaGGGTTTCTGCAAACAGAAGTGCAGTGGTATACCTCTGGTACTCCAAACAAAATGAAGATCCCTTCTGTACTGCTGAGATTCCCTCATCATTATTTCTCTAAAAGAACTTACTTCAAGAACTTAACTTGCATTTCCAGATCAGATTTCCTGTGCATTGAGTCTCTTACACCAGTGCACCTACATTGTTCAAAACAGATGTGTTTGTCGAAGTTTTCGAGCAGAGAGCTGTGTCACCAAAGTCCCCCTGAGCAGGAAGCAGAAGGGCTTTCTAACAGAGAAAAAGGACTTATAGACAGACTTTACAATGGCCTTGTCCAGGGTCACAGAGCCTGTTTAGCTGAAGCCATTACACTTATAGAATCATCTCAGactaggaaaaagaaagtagcCCAGGTGCTCCTTCAGAAGGTATTATCCTACCACAGGGAGCAAGAAAAGTTAAATCAAGGAAGGCCGCTTGCCTTTAGAGTGGGTTAGTCCTTTTATACCTGTTCAGTAGTTGCTTTGGCAGAACAACAGTGTTCACCTTTTAATATCACTATTGTAATTTAAACATTATCCTCTGTAATTTTGCATCTTTAGTTTCTTATGATTTCTGATAATTCGGATTGCTTCTGCTGCCAGTGAAGTtatggcttgggctggaaaaGTTCTTGAAGAAATGTAGAAGTAATTTATGCTTCCTTAGTTGTTGTGGGATAGTTACTGTTGTGGGTTGTTcggtttttgtgttttttaatttttttgttttttggtggtggtgtttgttttgaTATGCATTATGAACTGAAATGCTATGTAGTTAGCAGATTGATGTAGCTGTCATCTAAACTTAGGGAAGAACGTAGCTAAACAGTTCTGTTCTTATCCtgaagctgctgttttcttggaGTACGTTCTGAACTCTTTCAAAAATCCATAAGAGAAAAAATCCATATCTTTCTGCTTTATCACATTGCCTTCAAGCAGCAAGTTTTCATCTGAGGAGAGTCGAACCTGATTCTCTTAGAAACTCAAAAATGTTCTTACCTTGCGTAGAAGAAGTTGTCATACCAAGTTGCCATCTTTCCTGCGtacaaaagcagtaaaaatgagaatttgAGTGCGGGAAGCATGGGAAGTATTTAGTGCAAATTATCAAGCTGGTCTTATCTTACATGCTTTGAAATGCTGGCAAATTGCCCTGTAGCCCTTCAAAGTAAATCTGAAAAATAGAGttttagattattattattattattatttttaagtttggGACTATAAGCTGCTGTAGTTAGATTTATTAGAAAGGAGGGAGTAAGGCTGGATAAATACTTAATGGTATGGATAGCATGAGGGGTGGTGAAGTCAGCATTGCTAGCCAAGGTGTATTTGAAGCTAATTACAAGTGCTTAGTTGGGTGTATCAATTGTGGCACATccttttatttatctttgttGTGATATTGTGATGCAACGTGAATTGTTTTCAAATTAGCATTGACAGTGCTTATGTGGTGcgttatttatttcattaacaaGGTGAGGCTTTTTtgtcttcctgttttcttaACGTGCTTATTTAGGGTTATCTGGTCCTCCTGGTGCTGGGAAATCAACTTTCATTGAATGCTTTGGGAAAATGCTTACAGAAAGAGGACACAAAGTATCAGTGCTGGCTGTAGACCCCTCTTCTAGTACAAGCGGTGGTAAGTAGGTCGTAATGTTTCAGTCAGGTTTCTaatatgttttgaaatgtataaatatttctttgggGCAAATGCAGGATAAGTTAGGGTGCCTGTAAGATATTAAAAACTAACATTATGTCAATTTTTTCACTTTCCCCACACAATATGAAATCAAAAATTAGGCATCAATGTCCTGATTTTGTCAGATTTATTCTTCTCCAGTGTTTGAATGCTCTTttacatctttttgttttgttttgttttgtttttgtctgaaaCTACAGttaactgctgttttttctctctcaggttttatttatctgtttattgTTGCGTGAATTAAACAGTAAAGTGAcataaatttgtatttatatttcaaaagcGATAGTGGTGATCACTAGGCAGCAAGCACATGCCAGTTTATAACTTTAATTTAGGGTATATTGCGATCCAGATGTGTATATCAGGTTAGAATAACTCTCAGCTTACTAGTTCTCAGTAAGAATTTGTACATTTGAGATGACTGGCTCAGTGTCACGGTCACCTGCTGCGGTATTGTTGCAGTTTGTCAGACTTGCAGTGCAGATTGGTGGCTTCTTAAAATTTGGGATTCTTCAGGGTTGTGTGGCTGTTATCTGTCACtctcaaaacaaaacttttggGGACTTTGTTAGAAGATGCTGCAGTGGAActatttaaacagaaacaaatttcagTCTACAATGAGTTGAAACTAGGGAGCGTTATGTTCTTGTGTGTGTACATTGAGGACACATCAGTAGCATGGCAATGTGCCAGGATTATACCACGTATGTGAACTGAGCGTCTCTTATCTTGTGGAACGTGTGTTAAACAAGTAAAATCCAACACACCAACAAGTACCAGGGTCATAACGTGGGAATTTgtctttttggaaagaaatggtgAAGGTGAATTTTGTGGCCTGCTGTGTGTAAGCtacaaaaaaagctgcttagAAATTTCGGAAGCCGCTCTGACCTAGAAGGAATTCTTCATATTTTGTAGGAGTGAGATCTGCTTGTCAGGCCTTTCCAGCTTCTGAAAACCAGAAGATCCAGGCAGTGACTTTTTCATGCTCGTTTCAGGGTTGGCAGGGAACAGGGAAGGGAGATCTGAATGTTTTGCGCATTTAGTAGTAAAATAGTAAATTTTTAAGGTTCTTTACTGGGTGATAAAACACGGATGACTGAGTTGTCAAGAGACATGAATGCGTACATCAGACCGTCTCCAACCAGAGGAACATTAGGAGGTGTAACAAGGACTACAAATGAAGCCATTCTGCTGTGCGAAGGAGGAGGCTACGATGTTGTTCTTGTGGAAACTGTAGGTAGGTGCTTAGGGTTTTCTTCCAGATATCCTGCTCTGATACCTAATATCTAATGTGTCTCTCACTTGAAACTTTGTCATCTTTCATCTTGaattttgcttctgctgttaCACAAGATCATTGGGTGAAAACGGACACCCGCTGTCAAGATGgtgcaaaactgctttttgcTATAAGTGTTGTCATTAACACAACTGTGAAAGCTTGCCAGAATTGGTGAACTCTGGATTTAATTTTTCAGGTGTGGGACAGTCAGAATTTGCTGTGGCTGACATGGTTGATATGTTTATATTATTGCTGCCACCCGCGGGCGGTGATGAATTACAGGTATTTTTCACGTTCTCTTTTTAAGTACTACCTAAGCTTGGAAAGAGAAATTTAAGTCTAGGAATGTAGTCTATGCAGGAAATTCACTTCAGCAGCATTTTGTCAATTATGCTGCTGTTACTGGAGTCTTTTCATTGTCTTACCAATTTATCACACAATTGgggtctgattttttttttccatatgtagGAAGTGCTAGGTTGTAAGATTCTGATATTTACTGGCTATATATGATGTATTgggagtggtttttttttaattacaggaaAACAATATAGCTAGTTTTGCAAACTTGGTCATGTTTTGGTTAAACTTAAGACTCTGTGCATAAAATAGTCTCTCATGCAAACTCTGATATCCATACATAGCATCCTAGTGTCAAAATAATAACTGGTGCTGATAGAGGCCAGTGGTACAACTGTTGCATGACTGGCGTATCCAGCTGCCCTCCAGCAGGAGCCACCAAAGCCAAGCTTTTCTGATCGGCTTTCCGTGATTAACTCAGCGCAGTGCAGCTATTCTGGGAATTCATGATTTCTCTCTATACTCTGTTCAGGGTATCAAACGGGGTATAATTGAGATGGCAGATCTAGTTGCTGTAAATAAAGCTGATGGTGATTTAATTGTGCCCGCACGGAGAATACAAGCTGAATATGTTAGTGCTATGAAGCTGCTTCGCAAGCGTTCAAAGGTTTGGAGACCAAAGGTGTGTATACTTTGCTATGGCGTTTTTGTTGAGGTGTtttgtctggttttgttttcctagaaAGTGCTGAATGATTTACAGCTGTTACTGTCTCACCTAGCTGTATAAAGTCTCTCTGAGCTCTTCTATAAAAAGTTTAGTATGATTGCTTAGCTTATTTACACTGTACGAGAGActtgtttgctgctgtttctatTTCATCTCTGATCTCAAGGCGTGCTGCATGAGGCACTGCAAAGCCACAGTTCTGCCCACTGCGGTTTCTGTTGTGAGCTACAATCTGAGCGCTAACAGACCAATTTCTAACATGGGTTGTAGTTATACTACCTTGTCTTGCTTTTGGCAAATTATGTGTATCTTAAAATGTCCTCTgagctattttttcccttcttataACTCTCGGACCTGTGGTTATCTTTGTTCTTTTACTTGttcatttttttgcttcttttttaaatcacataATAGAAGTTCTTATGAACAGGAACCTCATTTGATGGTGTGTACAATGTCTAAATTATTGGCTTTGTCATCCCAAGTGCTTTTCGTATCGATGCGTTATCCTGTATATTAAAAGGTAACAGCaaatcattaagaaaaatgttcagtACTAATATATAAGTACATGTGCACGCATTCTCACTCTGTATGTGAATGTATAAAGGAGTTTTGCTCTACGCTGCCTAAAACTGACCCCTTGAATTAATTTTACATCAGCTGAACTGCCTGAGGCTTAACCATTGTTTTGCCACGTTTGTTTCTAGATCTGATTAGAGTTGCTAGTCATTGCAATGAGAAATGCAGTGACTGAAGTTAGTGCAGAAGAGTTTCTAATGCTGAATTCTCTTTCAGATAAGATTTTTAACGCTGTAAATTATTGCAGGCACAAACAGCTGTTTCCACCAAAATACTTGGATTCCTCTTGGTGCAGCATATTGTTGTGATGTAATTGTATGCATGGTACATGGTTCTTTGCTTTTCACCACTGTATTTTTAGTTCATCACCTTCTTATAAGCAGCTAGTATATCTGCACAGGTACCTGTTTGTTCAGCCTTATAAATGTGACCCGGAAcacctatttttatttattgaattaACCAGGTTAtcagaaatctgtttctgtttcagtgatGGCATTGTTTgactactggaaaaaaaaaaaaggaaatattgaCATGCAGGGACTTCAGCCATCAGattggagatttttttcttagaaaagataaaagcagcTCAATTTAAAAGGTTCTGTTGGATGCCTAAAGTACTGTGGCAGAATGAATTCCTAGGCTGGGAAGCATATGTAAAAAGAAGTTTAATGCCTCGTTCCCAGAATACTTGAAGTCAGAAGGGTAGCTATCAGAGTCTGGCTACCAGCATACATAATCAAGTTTACATTTATGTAAAATAGAAACGCTGTACATTTTTAGATAAAGATcttatttaaaatgattctCACTTGTTATACAAGCAGTTGGACAAGCCCTGTTTGTCCCAAATATTATGGATCTCACCATCTACTTATGGTTGGTACAATCCCATCtttgagatatttttaattttatttttcattcttcatggAGAAAAGTGTGAGCAGCACAAAACTGTTTTGAGTGGCACTGGGTGTAGGTGCATTGAAGCAAACTTGCCTTCCATGTTACCTGACTGTGGCAGTCTACCTGGTGCAGTAAGTGAACCCGTAAGTCCAGTAATTACTTGGctttaaaaattcttctgaatCCAACAGGTAATGCGTATCTCTGCCAAGACTGGAGAAGGGATCTCAGATATGTGGGATAAAATGACAGAATTTCGTGACCTCATGCTCACAAGCGGTGAGCTGATTGCCAAGCGACGGAAACAGCAGAAAGTGTGGATGTGGAATCTCATCCAAGAAAATATGTTGGAACATTTCCGGAGTCACTTGGCAGTCAAAGATAAGATTCCACTTCTAGAAGAAAAAGTTCTTAGTGGTGTCTTGTCTCCTGGGCTGGCAGCCGacctgctgctgaaagcattCAAGGATGGTCTCTAATCATTATATTCTGCTGTGTTCTTGCtgctgaaggcattcaaggatGGTCTCTAATCATTATATTCTACTGTGTTCTTGCTGATTTCTTCATGTAAACGTGAAtattaaatacagtttttgtCTGTGTGAATTCAGATGTCTCACTACAGCAGACACTAATGGAATACATATTTATTGGTATTAGTATGTATTATTACTCTGCCAAAAAAATACTGAGCAAAAAATAGTGTAGG
The Lagopus muta isolate bLagMut1 chromosome 4, bLagMut1 primary, whole genome shotgun sequence genome window above contains:
- the MMAA gene encoding methylmalonic aciduria type A protein, mitochondrial; translation: MRFCGPLPRQRLRGSDRAPLLPNGRSRAIPVTAEREKRRARCAPSEQPLPGAATLLGAGAGSARQFRHGTKASLPRGGTAAGFLQTEVQWYTSGTPNKMKIPSVLLRFPHHYFSKRTYFKNLTCISRSDFLCIESLTPVHLHCSKQMCLSKFSSRELCHQSPPEQEAEGLSNREKGLIDRLYNGLVQGHRACLAEAITLIESSQTRKKKVAQVLLQKVLSYHREQEKLNQGRPLAFRVGLSGPPGAGKSTFIECFGKMLTERGHKVSVLAVDPSSSTSGGSLLGDKTRMTELSRDMNAYIRPSPTRGTLGGVTRTTNEAILLCEGGGYDVVLVETVGVGQSEFAVADMVDMFILLLPPAGGDELQGIKRGIIEMADLVAVNKADGDLIVPARRIQAEYVSAMKLLRKRSKVWRPKVMRISAKTGEGISDMWDKMTEFRDLMLTSGELIAKRRKQQKVWMWNLIQENMLEHFRSHLAVKDKIPLLEEKVLSGVLSPGLAADLLLKAFKDGL